A stretch of Synergistaceae bacterium DNA encodes these proteins:
- a CDS encoding glycine/sarcosine/betaine reductase complex selenoprotein A — MGKLAGKKLLLLGERDGVPGPAMEACLKDSGAEIIFSATECFVUTAAGAMDLQNQQRVKDAGEKYGTDCIVILGSSDAEGAEIYAETVTAGDPTYAGPLAGVSLELPVYHVFDPVIRAECDPAAWEEQISMMEMVLDPEALTAAVKGMRDQYSKNAIE, encoded by the coding sequence ATGGGGAAACTTGCAGGTAAGAAATTATTGCTTCTCGGCGAGCGCGACGGCGTTCCCGGGCCTGCAATGGAAGCATGTCTCAAAGACAGCGGAGCGGAGATAATATTCTCAGCTACCGAGTGCTTTGTCTGAACGGCCGCAGGAGCGATGGACCTGCAGAATCAGCAGCGTGTAAAGGACGCTGGAGAGAAATACGGTACGGATTGCATTGTAATTCTCGGATCATCTGACGCAGAGGGCGCAGAGATTTACGCCGAGACAGTTACAGCAGGCGACCCGACCTACGCAGGACCCCTCGCCGGAGTTTCGTTGGAACTCCCTGTATATCACGTATTTGACCCCGTAATCAGAGCTGAGTGCGACCCCGCAGCATGGGAAGAGCAGATTAGCATGATGGAAATGGTGCTTGATCCTGAAGCATTAACCGCGGCAGTCAAAGGTATGCGCGACCAGTACAGCAAGAACGCTATTGAATAA
- a CDS encoding DUF3343 domain-containing protein, which produces MFCLATFKTTSAALLFERSCRKSGIPARIAPVPRKLSSSCGLACEFPCDMKENVEGIAGEKKINVAGYHEITEEE; this is translated from the coding sequence ATGTTCTGCCTTGCCACATTCAAGACTACAAGCGCGGCGTTACTCTTTGAGCGGTCATGCCGGAAATCAGGAATCCCCGCGCGTATTGCCCCGGTGCCAAGAAAATTGTCATCATCGTGCGGATTAGCCTGCGAGTTTCCCTGCGACATGAAGGAAAATGTTGAAGGGATTGCGGGAGAAAAGAAGATTAACGTTGCGGGGTATCACGAAATAACAGAAGAGGAATAA
- the ilvC gene encoding ketol-acid reductoisomerase yields the protein MARVYYEKDCDLGKLTGRKIAIIGYGSQGHAHAMNLRDSGCDVIVGLYKGGKSWPVAEKDGFTVMTVAEATKAADIIMILINDEKQADMYRAEMLPNLTEGKTIAFAHGFNIRYKQIVAPAGVDVFMAAPKGPGHTVRSQYVAGKGVPCLVAVEQDASGKCLDTALAYIAGIGGARAGILETTMQQETETDLFGEQTVLCGGVVDLMQCGFEVLCEAGYDPVNAYFECIHEMKLIIDLVNRGGVAAMNYSISDTAEFGEYVSGPRVLPHEEIKANMRKVLQDIQDGTFAGRWIAENKNGRTFFNSRRDQLAKHPMEVIGKELREQMLWKDGSSLDEVSK from the coding sequence ATGGCAAGAGTTTATTATGAGAAGGACTGCGATTTAGGCAAGCTCACAGGCAGGAAGATCGCCATCATCGGCTACGGCTCACAGGGACACGCCCACGCAATGAATCTCCGCGATTCGGGCTGTGATGTCATTGTCGGACTCTACAAGGGCGGAAAGTCATGGCCTGTCGCAGAGAAAGACGGCTTTACGGTTATGACAGTCGCAGAAGCAACAAAGGCCGCCGACATCATCATGATACTCATCAATGACGAGAAGCAGGCCGACATGTACCGCGCCGAAATGCTGCCCAACCTCACAGAGGGAAAGACAATCGCATTCGCTCACGGCTTCAACATCAGGTACAAGCAGATTGTCGCACCCGCCGGAGTCGATGTCTTCATGGCCGCGCCCAAAGGACCGGGGCATACGGTGCGTAGTCAGTACGTTGCCGGGAAGGGAGTCCCCTGCCTTGTGGCCGTTGAGCAGGACGCTTCCGGGAAATGCCTCGACACCGCATTAGCATACATTGCCGGGATTGGCGGAGCGAGAGCCGGAATACTTGAGACTACCATGCAGCAGGAGACCGAGACGGATTTATTCGGGGAGCAGACTGTTCTTTGCGGCGGAGTCGTTGACCTCATGCAGTGCGGATTTGAAGTACTCTGTGAGGCAGGCTATGACCCCGTTAATGCATACTTTGAGTGCATACACGAGATGAAATTAATCATCGACCTCGTGAACAGGGGCGGAGTCGCGGCAATGAACTACTCAATTTCCGACACAGCCGAGTTCGGCGAATACGTTTCAGGGCCTCGCGTGCTTCCTCATGAGGAAATCAAAGCCAACATGCGGAAAGTTTTGCAGGACATTCAGGACGGAACATTTGCGGGAAGATGGATCGCCGAGAACAAGAACGGGCGCACTTTCTTCAACTCACGCCGGGATCAGCTCGCAAAGCACCCGATGGAGGTAATCGGCAAAGAGTTACGCGAGCAAATGTTGTGGAAGGACGGTTCAAGCCTCGATGAAGTGTCGAAGTGA
- a CDS encoding glycine reductase — translation MSDAIKKLVGEALSEIIESAKSGGPKVRVGLMASGSEHGAKEIAKGARLALQTSSAVIPVLIGPKVEGYEDLEYIDCEECDIPARLEEAVKSGEVAGAVAMHFPFPLGVTTIGRVFTPGRGRPMILASTTGTSSTVRGEAMLRNAVYGIAVAKSLGIANPTVGILNVDTAQPVFRALSRMKEKGYPITFGESTRADGGSVLRGNDILTGAVDVCVTDTLTGNVLVKMFSSFTTGGSYEATGWGYGPSCGEGWKHVVSIVSRASGAPVIANALAFTAAVIQGGLPEKVADELKAARNAGLDDEIDGLTPKAAQAEEEVKAPPAEPTDDELHGIDVLEIDNAVKVLWKEGIYAESAMGCTGPVIKMPRRHMEKAAEILKANGYL, via the coding sequence ATGTCTGACGCAATCAAAAAATTAGTCGGCGAGGCTCTCAGCGAGATTATAGAGAGCGCGAAATCCGGCGGGCCTAAAGTCAGAGTCGGACTCATGGCCTCCGGGAGCGAACACGGCGCAAAGGAAATCGCAAAGGGCGCAAGATTAGCCCTTCAGACATCATCAGCAGTTATCCCCGTCCTTATCGGCCCGAAAGTTGAAGGCTACGAGGATTTAGAGTACATAGACTGCGAGGAGTGCGATATTCCCGCGAGGCTTGAAGAGGCTGTGAAGTCCGGGGAAGTCGCCGGAGCTGTGGCAATGCATTTCCCGTTCCCGCTCGGCGTAACGACAATCGGAAGAGTCTTCACGCCCGGAAGAGGCCGGCCTATGATTCTCGCGTCAACAACAGGAACATCATCAACCGTACGCGGCGAGGCAATGTTACGCAACGCAGTCTACGGAATCGCGGTCGCAAAGTCTCTCGGAATCGCAAATCCTACTGTCGGCATACTCAATGTTGACACAGCACAGCCCGTTTTCCGTGCGCTGTCCCGAATGAAGGAGAAAGGCTACCCGATAACGTTCGGTGAGTCGACCCGCGCTGACGGCGGAAGTGTTCTGCGCGGAAATGACATCTTAACGGGAGCTGTTGACGTTTGCGTTACTGACACTCTTACGGGGAATGTTCTCGTCAAAATGTTCTCGTCATTCACGACAGGCGGAAGCTACGAGGCAACCGGCTGGGGCTACGGGCCTTCATGCGGCGAGGGATGGAAGCATGTCGTCTCTATCGTCTCCCGTGCATCAGGCGCGCCAGTCATCGCGAATGCTCTTGCGTTCACAGCCGCTGTGATTCAGGGAGGATTGCCGGAAAAAGTTGCTGACGAACTCAAAGCCGCCAGAAATGCCGGGCTTGATGATGAAATTGACGGACTCACACCTAAAGCGGCTCAGGCTGAAGAGGAAGTGAAAGCACCTCCCGCAGAACCGACAGATGACGAATTACACGGAATTGATGTACTTGAGATCGACAACGCGGTGAAAGTTTTGTGGAAGGAAGGAATTTACGCCGAGTCCGCAATGGGCTGCACAGGGCCGGTAATCAAAATGCCGCGCAGACACATGGAGAAGGCCGCCGAAATTCTCAAAGCTAACGGCTATCTGTAA
- a CDS encoding glycine/sarcosine/betaine reductase component B subunit — translation MRLEIGAFHVKDIKFGDKTAYNAGVLTVNKEELLKVVKEDEHITTADFRIVHPGDNVILCPVKEAVEMRCKVSGGHGIFPGVLSEMEVAGSGRTHCLQDCSLIVVGEHAGGFQDGVIAMGGKYQHHTIFGDMVNLVLVADTDEDFERHEQQKKNHALRWAGMRLAEYIGQCVKDLEPENIEVYDLPSIYERSEEVNKLPRVVYVLQPQTQMEAMGYNTLIYGWDGNHILPTFMHPNELLDGCMVSGSFMPTSSKISTYEFATNPMIKRLYAQHGKTINFLGVIMSTLNVKMDEKVRCVKMAGQIATSLGVQAAVVAEEGYGNPDVDYTAMLVELERLGIKTVGLSDECTGRDGASQPLVSMNPATNALVTTGNVSQMYEFPAGMEVIGELEALARDGNSGGWEGCIKPDGSFVMENNGMFCANHISGYSMRTCADF, via the coding sequence ATGAGACTTGAAATAGGAGCGTTTCACGTCAAGGATATAAAGTTCGGCGACAAGACAGCATACAATGCCGGAGTCCTTACGGTGAACAAAGAAGAACTGCTCAAGGTCGTAAAAGAAGACGAGCATATAACGACAGCGGATTTCAGAATCGTACACCCGGGCGACAACGTGATACTCTGCCCCGTGAAGGAAGCCGTAGAAATGCGGTGCAAAGTTTCAGGCGGACACGGAATTTTCCCCGGCGTTCTGTCAGAAATGGAAGTAGCGGGTTCAGGCCGTACACATTGCCTTCAGGACTGCTCATTAATCGTAGTCGGTGAACACGCAGGCGGATTCCAGGACGGCGTAATCGCTATGGGCGGGAAATACCAGCACCATACGATTTTCGGCGACATGGTGAATCTTGTGCTTGTTGCTGACACTGACGAGGATTTTGAGCGGCACGAACAGCAGAAGAAGAATCACGCTCTCAGATGGGCGGGAATGAGACTCGCGGAATACATCGGCCAGTGCGTAAAGGACTTAGAGCCGGAAAATATCGAGGTCTACGATTTACCGTCAATCTACGAGAGAAGCGAAGAAGTCAACAAACTTCCGAGAGTAGTATACGTATTACAGCCTCAGACTCAGATGGAAGCGATGGGCTACAACACATTGATTTACGGCTGGGACGGGAATCACATTCTGCCCACGTTCATGCACCCGAATGAACTTCTTGACGGCTGTATGGTGTCAGGCTCATTCATGCCTACGTCATCAAAGATTTCAACCTACGAGTTTGCGACGAATCCGATGATTAAGAGACTCTACGCACAGCACGGAAAGACAATAAACTTCCTCGGCGTAATAATGTCGACTCTTAACGTCAAAATGGATGAGAAAGTCCGCTGTGTGAAAATGGCCGGGCAGATCGCAACATCACTCGGCGTTCAGGCGGCTGTTGTCGCTGAAGAGGGCTACGGCAACCCCGATGTCGATTACACGGCTATGCTTGTTGAGCTTGAGAGACTCGGAATCAAGACGGTAGGACTCTCGGACGAATGCACAGGGCGCGACGGAGCATCACAGCCCCTTGTGTCAATGAACCCCGCAACTAACGCGCTTGTTACGACCGGCAACGTTTCGCAGATGTACGAGTTCCCCGCAGGAATGGAAGTTATCGGAGAGCTTGAAGCACTTGCGAGGGACGGCAATTCGGGCGGCTGGGAAGGCTGCATAAAGCCGGACGGGTCATTTGTCATGGAGAATAACGGAATGTTCTGCGCGAATCACATCAGCGGTTACTCCATGAGGACATGCGCGGATTTCTAG
- a CDS encoding glycine/betaine/sarcosine/D-proline family reductase selenoprotein B → MMKAIHYINQFFAGIGGEEMADQTPVFHDKLIGCSMMLNAMCKPDIEVTNTIVCGDNYITNHTEEALKEIFAFLDTKEFGIFFAGPAFMAGRYGVGCGIICKAVSERYHVPVITSMNEENPGVEEYKAAAYIFKGGRKATFMKQDVTPMAAFAKKIAKGEELLPAAQEGYFPRGIRMEIPEPNGVMAADRVIDMLLKKINGEPFQTELIIPSMEKIPPAAPLKDLAHATIALVSSSGVVPVDNPDRIQSASAQKWGKYNIADRDNLPEGVYKTIHAGFDPAAMCAVPDRGIPLDAMRYFEKQGKIGKVYDWFYVTVGTGTTQAFAAKFGREIAKELHEAGVDAVILTSTUGTCTRCGATMGKEIERTGIPVTVMCNLIDVAKTVGSNRMVQTVSVPYPLGDPELSKEAEWQLRTSRVEAALNALATPVEEPTVFPSKF, encoded by the coding sequence ATCATGAAAGCTATACATTACATCAACCAGTTCTTTGCAGGAATCGGCGGCGAGGAAATGGCCGATCAGACTCCGGTCTTCCACGACAAATTAATCGGCTGCTCGATGATGCTCAATGCCATGTGCAAGCCTGACATCGAAGTAACAAACACGATCGTCTGCGGAGACAACTACATCACGAATCACACGGAAGAGGCGTTGAAGGAGATTTTCGCGTTCCTCGACACAAAGGAGTTCGGGATATTCTTTGCGGGGCCTGCATTCATGGCAGGGCGTTACGGAGTCGGCTGCGGAATCATCTGCAAGGCCGTATCAGAACGCTATCACGTGCCTGTAATCACCTCAATGAACGAGGAGAACCCCGGCGTTGAGGAGTACAAAGCGGCGGCGTATATCTTCAAGGGCGGGCGCAAAGCTACGTTCATGAAGCAGGACGTTACACCGATGGCGGCATTCGCGAAAAAGATCGCAAAGGGTGAAGAGCTTTTACCGGCAGCACAGGAAGGTTATTTCCCGCGCGGAATCCGTATGGAAATTCCTGAGCCTAACGGAGTCATGGCGGCTGACAGAGTTATTGATATGCTCCTCAAGAAGATTAACGGCGAGCCTTTCCAGACAGAGTTAATCATTCCGAGCATGGAGAAGATTCCGCCCGCAGCACCGTTGAAGGATCTCGCACACGCTACAATCGCTCTTGTTTCGTCAAGCGGAGTCGTACCCGTCGACAACCCCGACAGGATTCAGAGTGCTTCCGCTCAGAAATGGGGCAAGTACAACATTGCAGACAGGGACAATTTACCCGAAGGCGTGTACAAGACGATTCACGCAGGATTTGACCCGGCGGCAATGTGCGCAGTTCCTGACAGAGGAATCCCGCTTGATGCTATGCGCTACTTTGAGAAGCAGGGCAAAATCGGCAAGGTCTACGATTGGTTCTATGTTACAGTCGGAACAGGAACGACACAGGCATTTGCGGCGAAATTCGGCCGTGAAATCGCAAAGGAGCTTCACGAGGCGGGAGTTGACGCGGTAATTCTCACATCGACCTGAGGAACCTGCACGCGTTGCGGTGCAACGATGGGAAAAGAAATAGAGCGTACAGGAATCCCCGTAACAGTAATGTGCAACCTTATCGATGTTGCGAAAACAGTCGGGTCAAACAGAATGGTGCAGACAGTATCAGTGCCTTACCCGCTCGGAGACCCCGAACTCAGCAAAGAGGCAGAATGGCAGCTCAGGACTTCACGTGTTGAAGCAGCACTTAACGCCCTTGCTACACCGGTTGAAGAGCCGACAGTCTTCCCGTCAAAATTCTAG
- a CDS encoding lipid-binding SYLF domain-containing protein: MKKFAALAFVLVLTVSGTSFAAATADSIITGAVSIIEEMSSQGDVSSMADTVNASRAIAIVPSMVKAGFIIGGEYGEGLILRHENGKWYGPSFYNIGGGSFGFQAGVQSVALLLSVSNERGVGAFTGSKTKLGGDFSIAAGPVGRRAEAATDAQIKASIYSYSIAKGLFAGVSLDGSVISISVKRNKEYWGDKVTAKEALNKPADDKRILPLVNALDNLIKKAK, translated from the coding sequence ATGAAAAAATTTGCGGCATTAGCATTCGTTCTTGTCCTCACAGTTTCGGGAACATCATTCGCGGCGGCGACTGCGGACTCGATAATCACCGGGGCGGTCTCAATAATCGAGGAAATGTCATCGCAGGGCGACGTTTCTTCAATGGCTGACACCGTGAACGCCTCCCGCGCCATAGCTATAGTTCCGTCAATGGTCAAAGCAGGCTTCATCATCGGCGGCGAATACGGCGAGGGACTCATTCTCCGCCACGAAAACGGCAAATGGTACGGGCCTAGCTTCTACAACATCGGCGGAGGGTCATTCGGATTTCAGGCCGGAGTTCAGAGCGTTGCGCTTCTTCTGTCTGTGTCGAACGAGCGCGGAGTCGGAGCTTTCACCGGGAGCAAAACGAAACTCGGCGGAGATTTCTCGATTGCCGCGGGGCCTGTGGGAAGACGTGCGGAGGCTGCTACAGACGCGCAGATTAAAGCGTCAATCTACAGCTACTCAATCGCAAAGGGACTTTTCGCGGGTGTCTCTCTTGACGGCTCTGTGATTAGCATCAGCGTGAAGCGCAACAAAGAGTACTGGGGCGACAAGGTTACGGCGAAAGAAGCCCTCAACAAGCCCGCAGATGACAAGCGTATACTTCCGCTCGTTAATGCTCTCGACAATCTCATCAAGAAAGCAAAGTAG
- a CDS encoding glycine reductase has protein sequence MSKVGIKSYSYCLNHAPETGSHYGGTPYEAFHSGKEQEYLDALPKHLQSYDHALHYAPNQTYIGGISYEEFEGLKTPWVDNLLPDEKAKRYGKFGELMPEDEFLGLISACDEFELVWLEKSFAEEVSKKLAEDPVITEAIVKRVVRPKNMHDLAEIETEYKERAGLPLYFGGKVVGCIRSGHPTDQCLTAHVLMENLAGKASGVLALLHLLKNSGMNPLDLDFVIECSEEGAGDVGQRAGGNFAKAIAEVAGCTNASGCDVRGFCAGPVNAMINAAAQVASGARKNIAVVAGGSIPKLYMNSRDHVKKGLLALEDCVGSFAVLIVPDDGTMPVMRLDVLGKHTVGAGGAPQAVTSALTFEPLQKAGLTFADVDRFAPELQNHEITEPAGAGNVPLANIKMIAALAVMKKAIEKPAMMDFIKQHGTIGYAHTQGHIPAGVPFIGPACELINEGKIKRAMIIGKGSLFLARLTNLADGASFLIEKPEPVAPTSAVSKDDIKAMILEALGEVAGKLA, from the coding sequence ATGTCAAAAGTCGGAATCAAAAGCTACTCATACTGCCTCAATCACGCCCCCGAAACAGGAAGCCATTACGGCGGGACACCCTATGAGGCATTCCACAGCGGAAAAGAGCAGGAGTATTTAGACGCGCTCCCGAAACATTTGCAGAGCTACGATCACGCGCTCCACTATGCGCCGAATCAGACATACATCGGCGGAATCTCCTACGAGGAATTTGAAGGACTCAAAACTCCGTGGGTTGATAACCTTCTTCCCGATGAGAAAGCGAAACGCTACGGGAAATTCGGCGAGCTTATGCCGGAAGATGAGTTTCTCGGATTAATCAGCGCATGTGATGAGTTCGAGCTTGTGTGGCTTGAGAAATCATTTGCGGAGGAAGTCAGCAAGAAATTGGCGGAAGACCCCGTAATCACAGAAGCAATCGTGAAAAGAGTCGTCCGTCCCAAGAATATGCACGATCTTGCGGAGATTGAGACGGAATACAAAGAACGCGCCGGACTCCCCCTGTATTTCGGCGGGAAGGTTGTCGGCTGTATCAGGAGCGGACATCCTACAGATCAGTGCTTGACGGCTCATGTGCTGATGGAGAATCTTGCGGGCAAAGCGTCAGGAGTCCTCGCACTTCTGCACCTCCTCAAGAACAGCGGAATGAATCCCCTTGACCTCGATTTCGTGATTGAGTGTTCAGAGGAAGGAGCCGGGGACGTAGGACAGAGGGCAGGCGGAAATTTCGCAAAGGCAATCGCTGAAGTTGCAGGCTGCACAAACGCTTCTGGCTGTGATGTACGCGGATTCTGCGCCGGGCCTGTAAACGCCATGATTAACGCGGCGGCACAGGTTGCTTCAGGTGCAAGGAAAAATATTGCGGTTGTCGCGGGCGGGTCAATTCCCAAGCTCTATATGAACTCACGCGACCACGTGAAGAAAGGACTCCTCGCGCTTGAGGACTGCGTCGGAAGTTTCGCCGTTCTGATTGTGCCTGATGACGGTACAATGCCCGTAATGCGTCTTGACGTTCTCGGAAAACACACGGTAGGCGCGGGCGGCGCACCTCAGGCCGTAACAAGTGCGCTGACGTTTGAGCCTTTGCAGAAAGCCGGACTCACGTTTGCAGATGTTGACAGATTCGCGCCGGAACTGCAGAACCACGAAATCACCGAACCCGCCGGAGCTGGCAACGTACCTTTAGCGAACATCAAAATGATTGCGGCACTCGCTGTAATGAAGAAGGCAATCGAGAAACCCGCAATGATGGACTTCATCAAGCAGCACGGCACAATAGGCTACGCACACACACAGGGACATATTCCCGCGGGCGTTCCCTTCATAGGCCCGGCATGTGAACTCATCAACGAGGGCAAAATCAAGCGCGCTATGATCATCGGCAAAGGCTCATTGTTCCTCGCGAGACTCACGAATCTTGCTGACGGTGCGTCATTCCTCATCGAGAAGCCTGAACCCGTTGCGCCTACGTCAGCAGTCAGCAAAGACGACATCAAAGCAATGATACTTGAAGCGTTAGGCGAAGTTGCCGGAAAGCTGGCCTAA
- a CDS encoding thioredoxin produces MAITEITKENFEAEFKNSPVPAVLDFWGPKCGPCMALMPKYHELADNPKYEGKFKFCSVDTSKNRRVAMMVRPAVMAQPTFLFYKDGAEVARLGGDDLTIETITAKVDELMG; encoded by the coding sequence ATGGCAATCACCGAAATCACAAAGGAAAACTTCGAGGCCGAGTTCAAGAACAGCCCCGTACCCGCAGTGTTAGACTTCTGGGGGCCTAAGTGCGGGCCTTGCATGGCGTTAATGCCCAAGTACCACGAGTTAGCCGACAATCCCAAGTACGAGGGAAAATTCAAGTTCTGCTCAGTCGACACGTCAAAGAACAGGAGAGTCGCAATGATGGTACGCCCGGCAGTAATGGCACAGCCCACATTCCTTTTCTACAAGGACGGCGCAGAAGTGGCACGGCTCGGAGGCGATGACCTTACAATCGAGACGATAACAGCAAAGGTTGACGAGCTTATGGGCTAA